The Coffea arabica cultivar ET-39 chromosome 2c, Coffea Arabica ET-39 HiFi, whole genome shotgun sequence genome includes the window ATGCAGAATAAGGATTAATCTTCAAGATTTCCTCAAGTTTGGTAATTAGGCTCTATTGAAATCTAGTAGAGATGGATAACCGATTTACTGTTTCATGATCAGTATAAAAAACATATAGTTGCACATTCCTTGCCTTTTCACCATCATTAGGAATTAATTGATTTATAAAGTGGTACATTTTGGCCTTGGATTCTAAAGGTATATATTTCATTATAAGACTGATTCAATGATTTGTCACAATTCACCCCAATAGATGTGAATGCAAACATATTATTGTAACTTCTAACGCAGTTGCGAAATTCAACAGCCTCTTTAGAATCCTCAAGGTACAACATCATCAGTTCTCTTGGCATTTCAGTTGGGAGTAACTGGATCTCACCAGAAGAACAACAAAATCTAGGTGGTTCTAGATGAAATTTCTTTGCTTTACATGCTGGCAATCTGGAATATCAGGTAATATATCAGGTTCAGTGGCAATAATTCTCAATGGATCCATTGCTAATCTCTTACGTCGCCTCTGTCTTGTAGCATCCTGTTGAGCTAACTGATATGTTTTGTCTGGTGGCATAGATAGAACATTACTATCAGTAATGATAGGTATCGAGCATGTATCTCTTGAATAATTAGCAACACTGCTCTTAGAAGTTGATGCTAAAACTGTTGATTCTACATTCATTCCTTTTACACATTCATGCATTCCTCTGACGGATGTTTCTGCACAATCTTCTTTTGTTCTGTAATCACTTACATGACTGATAAAACTACCTTTTGAATGTGAATAGGTTGCTATAACATACTGCTCGTCTTGATTGTTTATTCCTTCAGTGTTCATGCTAACCTTACTTTTATATCTCAATTCCATagttgaacggctattgaaagaCTCTTTGATGGACACACGAAATTGTGTTGTAGCAGCAGTACCTATTCAGAGGAATAAATATTTCATTGATCTTTGTATTAGCATAATTGATATCTTTAAAACTTGGCACTCCTCATACCAATCGTAGCCTAACAGAACTTGGACAAATTAGCTAAAGTAGCAGTATTATTAGAAGGGTGTGACAGAGAGTcttttttctagtttatttagtcATCTTCACCAAATAGACCAGGATGACTGATATATAAATTGATATAACATGGGTGTCCTTACTGTGCACAGCTCACATATGGTAAATGCATTTATAGTCATAGCACACATGGCTTGATATTTACCAGAATTATCCATGGTACTCGCATTGGCACGTCGTTCCCGTCTTCTTGCATTCTTCCCTCTATAGGCTTCTTCTAAGTTTGCATATTTCGGTCGGCGACCCATTAAAAAAGCTTAGCTATACATAAGTAAGAAGATTTCAATAAAAATGCATGCCCAATGAAATTAGTAGTAGAAAGGCAATTaataaacaaatgaaaggtACTTGTACGTCTAATATGCCAGTAAGAATCATCACATATTCATTAACATGGTTCACTGAAGTATTATAATCGTGTAAACATTTCGACTCATTAAGCCTTTCAGTATAAAGACAAAACTACGAAAACGTAAAAATAAACCACAGACCTCACCTTGCAAAATCAGACAATGAAAGTTTTCAATTGGGAAAAAAGGTTGCctatgagggaaaaaaaatacgaCAAAGTGGCAAAGGTTTAAGCAAAGAATGGTGcgtaaaaaatcaagaaaatcgaATACATGCATGGCATAGTAACTGAAATATAAGTGCTATGTAGAGGCAGTTAGCGTAAAAGAAGCACTATGTTCTTATATACAACACGACGGCATCACTGAATTATGAGTAAAGTCAGAGCAAGAAGTAGAAAGTAGGAGTACAAAGGAACAATAATAAAAGACTCACTCTTGCAGCTAACAGAAAAACACTGGCATGACCTAAAGAATCCAGAGAAGGCTTTGTATAGAATGATAGTCTTCTAGTATGCTGCTAAATATATATCTTTCGAGTTGGGATTTCTACAGGAATGATAGTCTTCTAGTATACTGCTAAATATATATCTTTCGAGTTGGGATTTCTACAGGTTAGTGAGTACACAAATGCACCGCACGAAAAAGCAAGAGAAGATTACACGTAGCTTATAAACTTAGTGAGTACACAAATGCACcgcaaaaaaaaacaagagatgaGTACACAAATGCACCGCAAGAAAAAGCAAGAGAAGATTACACGTAGCTTATAAACTTAGTGAGTACACAAATGCACCGcaagaaaaaacaagagaagattACACGTAGCTTATAAACTATGCATGATGCAGTATAGGTGTCCGTGATATGAGCAGTTTACAACTGAGTGCAAAGTTCCCTCATGGCACCGCAGACAAACAGCAAATTGGTAGGAATAAGAGGAAACACGCCAGCGAAGAAACACGCGGACAGAAGCAAATTCCCAGCAAAGCCACTACCACTGAATGACAAACGACCAAAATGCCCCTCAAGCTCACACAAATAACAGTATAACCGGACCATAAGGCACTGTTCACAATCCCAACTCTCACTTTTAATATAGTAAGGATATAAGTCCAACAATTTagattttttcacaaaatttctaAATTACCCTTTAGACTAACAAAAATATAGTAtactcaattattttttttcacactTTGCACAAATCAACAAACCTAATTCCTAACAATCATCCAAGCATAAGTTTTAAAACCAAAATAGTCATCTAAAGGATCCCAAATTACATATACAGTATCAATACTTGCTACgtaaaacacacacacacacacacacacacaaacccTATTGACAATCAAttttatactccaaaatcaaATATCAATGCTCAAATATCTTTTCAATACAAATTAATCTGACTTAGAACCGCTATTACAACCCTTCTATGgttttgaaaatattaatatctcaaaaatAGAGAATAAATCCTTCCTCCacaataaaatcataataaaaatTTCTAATCCAATGAAGGAAATCCTTATGTAATTATTGAcagtttataaaattttttcttgACAACGAACAAAATATGATAAATTCAACATCTTTAGTTCTTCTTCccatttcaatcatcaatttcattatttatttctctatCATTGCGAGTCTCTTTATTCCCTTCTAACTTAACACATAATCTGATTCCTCTGTTGATTTTAtaatttcaatttgctaatatCTACAAAATTGAAGATAATAAAAAGAGGTTATATtaactaaaaaagaaaggagtgaaaatagacaagaaacagaaaaatagattttttttggggtttgtaaatttattgccttaaatttaaaattttctaccAAGTAGAGGGCATTATAGGTATTTTACTATCTCAagagaggtaagtgtaattttttaaacctgAGGGGAgccgagtgaaattgtcaaaaacatcaagggaggtttctgaaattatccctaaaaataattaattcgtTAAAAAATTGAGGGAGTATCAATACTGATACAGTTGTACAACCGCTACTTGTATTATAGAGCACACCAATAGCGATAAGGATCATAGGCTTGCGATTCTTGAAGGAAGGGAAAGAACCTTCATGGATTCAACTGCTAATTCCTTCATATTCCTTCCTCTTTTCCTTCTACCGCCTCTCTTCTGGCTCATCCTAAATTACATCAAAAGTAGAAACCAATCTCTTCCTCCCGGCCCAAAGCCATGGCCGATTGTTGGAAATCTCCCACAAATAGGAAGCAAGCCTCACGTTGCATTAGCCCAACTAGCCCAAGATTACGGCCCATTGATCTCCCTCCGGCTAGGGAGTCAACTTGTGGTTGTTGGGTCAACCCCGGCAGCGGCCACCGAAATCCTCAAGACCCATGATCGGATACTCTCCGGCCGGCACGTCCCACATGTTTCATACGCCAAGAGTCCCCTCATGAACTATGTTTCAGTCGGCTGGACTTATGAGTGCACAGACCAATGGAAGTTTTTACGTACACTTTGTAAAAGTGAAATTCTGGGTGCAAAAGTGATCGAAAACCAGTCCCATTTGAGAGAGCAAAAGGCGAATGAGTTGGTCCAGTTTTTGGTTTCAAAGGAAGGCCAGAGGATCACGATTGCAGAAGTTGTATTTGTTTCTGTATTCAATTTCTTGGGACAAATTTTTTTCTCCAAGGACTTCTTAAGTTATGATGAGGTAGAAAATGGTGGTGGAATGAGTGAGCTTATAAGGGAAGTCATGGAGCTGTGGACTGCCCCAAATATATCAGACCTGTATCCAGTTTTAGGTGGACTGGACCTccagagattgagcaagaaggCTAGTGTATGTCACAACAAAATCTGCAGTGCATGGCAAGAGATCATTAGAGAGAGAAGAGGGAAGAAATACCAAGATTCAACGAGGCAGAAAGATTTCTTGGATGTGTTGCTTCAGAATGATTTCTCAGACGATCAGATTAATTACTTGCACCTGGTAAGAACTCTCTTTCcttcctctctttctctttatCTGGTCAACAACATTAaaaaatagggataatttcagagaCCCCCCCTGAGGTTTACAATAATTGCAGTCACCTCcccttaatttttaaaattacatCTACCTCCCCTACTTGTACTATTTAGGTAACTACGTAGACACGATATACTACATTTCTCTTCAAAAATCCTAATATACCCTTATTGACATAACAACAAAGAGAAAAGGTTAGTTTAATCATGTacaatttctttttctaaaaccaCCGCAAATTTGCCACCATACCAAGCCAATCGAGCAAACTATTATTTATAACTCAGTCTTCATTTCAAGTGATTTTAACAATATTTGCAGCCTTTGAATCATTTTGCATCCCAAAGGCTTTCACTAAAACCTACGAGATCAAATATAACCCCActtaaaaaaatctaaaagcTTGCTTATAAATTTTTCAACCTCCTAGCAATAGCTAATCTAGAAAATTTGCACATGCTGCGTATATCTAGTTTCACTAGCATATATATTGCCAATATATCAAAGATTAATTCATCTTGTAGATCAAGACATCAATCTAAACTCTGGAGTCAAAAAGTATATAACTAGCGTTCACTCACGAAAGTATTAATATTAATggttttgtttggatagagacttatttgccaaaatttatttgcttacatcatcattacaattttcaatacacttttttatcttcccaattacctttttatctcacatacatcacatcacaaaaagtgctacagtaaaaatatctcaaataatttacaatccaaacagaattAACATTTCATCACATGTTCCACTAAGGTTTAACATTCCGCCTTGTATGCATTATCAATTTGCACGGATATGTCCCAATTGATGTAATGAAATGCAGTTTCCTAtgcaccccccccccccccccccaaaaaaaaccaaaaaaaaaaaaatggaaacctATTACAACTCTTCAGGTTTAATTTTTCGCACATGCCATTCTATTCAAAGTTCAGTGGATAGTTATTACTCCAACATAAGTGAATTTGTCTTATAAGATGGATGGAAAagaaattatttgattttttttctttttaagtcaTGACATACATTATTGAGAGAAACGAATAATATGTCAATAAGAATGGCATATGAATGGGACAGAAGACTACTGCTTTTCAAATCAGCCTTGGAGGATTTAATTTTATATCTGGTGGGACAGGAACTGTTTGCTGCAGGGTCAGATACTAGCACCTCCACGGTTGAATGGGCGATGGCCGAATTATTAAGGAATCCCAAGTTCTTAGACATGATTCGGCAAGAACTTGATCAGATAGAATTCTCAGGGGAAAATTTGATAAAGGAATCAGGCTTAACCAGGCTTCCTTACCTACAAGCATGTGTTAAAGAAATCTTGAGATTACACCCTCCCGCCCCATTGCTTCTCCCCCGTCGTGCCACGGAAACATGTCAAGTTATGAACTACACTATCCCAATGGGGACTGAAGTTTTGGTGAACGTATGGGCCATTGGAAGAGATCCCAACATCTGGGAAGATCCATCAAGCTTCAATCCAGAGAGGTTTCTCAGTTGTGACTTGGATTTCAAAGGGAATGACTTTGAATTCTTGCCTTTTGGTGCTGGAAGGAGGATGTGTCCTGGATTGCCTATGGCAGCTAGGCAAGTATGCTTGACCTTGGCTTCTTTGATTTATCATTTTGAGTGGTCTCTCCCAGACAACATGCTACCTCAACACATGGACATGAGTGAAAAATTTGGAATAACACTGCAAAAGGAGCAGCCTTTGGTCATTATGCTGAGCAgcagaaaatgaaaatcagtgAACAGAATAATTTACAGTAGCATTTTCATCATTATATGCAAGAAAATGGACTGTAATTTGTGTACACAGTTTGGAGGTTGTCGGAGTTTCAGTAAGTTCACTGTCCATTGCAGAATTACTATCTCTATGATGTAAAATTAAGTGTCACGTTATTGCTGTGCCAGCCAGGAACAACAATTTTATGTACCAAAGTAACAAGAAGAATAACAACAAAGAAAATTGACTGATTCAGAAATTTCTTCACAAAACCAAATACTATCATTAAGCACCGAGTGAAATATATATAGGCACGTAGATGAACAAAGATGGGAAACGAACCATCAAGAACAAACGTGGCTTCGTAATTGCCATCATTCAATGCACATGACACACCATTGTCATCTTACTGCATCATTCTCAATCCCATAACCCGTGAAAAGATTTGGTATTCAACCTTTTTTTATATGCAAGCAGATATAAAGAACGTAAGAGTAATTCTAACATTTGAATCAACCACGTTTgtaattctattttttttccattttgacaTTCGCCTGAGCTCCTAGAATTTAGATTTCTCCCAATCAAAAAAGTCATGGCATGGATCATCTATCTATTAGTCTCCGTAGGGTCCAAATTCTGAATTTTGAAGCACAAGACATGTATCAACACCCACTGGCAACATTTGTATATTTTTGAGACATTTGAATGAACAGAATTGTTTTCATCATCCAAGCCAAGTATATACAGAAAATTTCACACAATGTTATTAATgataaaacccaaaaaaaacctGGACAGATTAGTATAAATGTGAACCGACCCCAATAAAATACAGTAGGATGCGAAGGCTCACGTTTCTATCCAAGTACAAGCAGAATGGAACTGGTCAATATAATATCTACCGGAAAACATCAAGGCAGGCAAACAGCATTGTCTAATCAGCTTCAGACGCCAAAAAGCCTCAACTGTAAAGACATCTCGTACAAGGTAGTTATCATCTGCTATAACACTAGGAAGAGTTTGTTCGCCTTCATGATGAATAGATCAGGGAATGTTCTTTCACAGTGCTAGGTTACTGACTTCTCACAATGATGGCCCAACAGCCCTTCCCAGCTTCTCTCTACCTAAAACTCCCCTTCCCAGAGAAACCAAACTTTGATACCAACATTAGGCAGTAGAACATCAGAAATTTTATGATGGGCAAGAATTTAACCTTTACATCGTTGACTTTTTAAGCCGCTTTTGCTGAGAATCAGATATGTGGAACATAAGCTGCAATTACCAGTTGACAGGTTAGTTATACTCTTTGTATGAAGGATTTAAGTCAAGCTTAATAACCAAATATTCATAAGTTTCTTTACCTTAGTCCCAATATAGAAGCTAATGAACATGCCACCAAATGTAGGTAATCCTGCATTATCAGAACATACCAATTAAAGTTGGCACTGTGATGTCTCAAACAAGATTAGACAGAAAAGCATTAACCTTCTTTATGGAGAAACCCAGAAATCAACCAATTAATGCCTGATGGCCCAATGACAAATCCAACAAGATTCGCCACCTGCAGAACACAATTTAAAACTTCTGTTGCAGGCTTTTCACGTAGCAAAAGCTTATAATTCCAAAGGCAAAATATTAGAAGACAATAGTACACAGCTAGGAGAGTAAATCAAAGTCATTTGACATAAGGTGCTGGATGAACCAATCATACAACAGTCTAACAGTATTCATCGTAACTCTCATGATGAATATTCATTGGgattagtcacagaagacttgATCTAATCAGACCGGTAACTTGTATTACAAACCTAATGAAAGTCAAATGTCTTAATATTTGGAAGTGAAGCAAGTAGTTTAGCATGTGTTACAAATCTATTGTTGAGACAAATGAGGTAAACGTCATACATACATTaccaggaaaaaagaaagaagcccAAAAGAGACGGAAACCATGCACAGGAGCAGAGGTTAGAGTAAGCAATTGTACCATTTCAGAGATTTTGAGGGAAAAATACTGCCCTACAATAACAGTGTAAGATAGTTTCATCTACCATCCTTCTCTCTCATCTACCATCCTTCTCTCTCTTCTCACAGTAATCCAAGTTTGATAGCTAAATAATCAACAATTTCAACACAATTCACATAATGTAAAGCACCATCAGTATAAATTTTGTGTAATAACATACTACTTTAGCTCAAGCACGAACGAGGAGAAAACAGACCATGAGACAAGTGATGGTAACAGCACCAGCAACTGCATTAAGTTCGCGTAACAAGAATTCCCCAAAAACACTCTGCACCTGGTGACAGAGAATATGAAGCTTGAGACGACAAATCACGAAAAAAAGTTGCTTCCTAATTCCATCACAGTCCTTTTTCTTAGTCTCATAATGCTTCCAGAATGGAAAAGTAAATGTGATCTGACATGATATCATTTCTTGTGAATGAGATAAAGTATTTAATTACTCTAGAGGCTactttttagtttgtttaatATAACATCTCCCTTTGCTGAATAGTATGTCTTACGGTAATTATGCTGATACTTTCAAATACTCTTGATTTGCAAGGCTGGAAGCTAGTCCAGTCTTGTGTCACAAAGATAATAAGGAAGTTTAGAATCAAAGACGGTAATACTGTTCTCCTCAATTCAAATGGTTATTGCACAATTGAGTTTTGCAGAAAATTCTCACACCTTAAAAGTGTTAGCTGCTGACTTAACAAGAATCTCTGGTATGAAGAATAGACAAGTCAACCATGCCCAGGAAAGAAGTTTCCTGGATCCAAAGATGATTATCAGTCACAGGGGAAAGGTCAAAAGACACAAATGATAACTTGCAAAACATTAAAGAAGTAATACCACTCTAAATCATGCCATATGGCTACAAATGTGAAGACAACCCAAACATTTAGCAGCTTTCTTTGAGCACCTCCAAGGGGAATATACATGTACCTTTAAGCATAAGCCAAGTACTATATCAgcccagagagagagagagagagagagag containing:
- the LOC113723732 gene encoding uncharacterized protein isoform X2, with translation MGRRPKYANLEEAYRGKNARRRERRANASTMDNSGTAATTQFRVSIKESFNSRSTMELRYKSKVSMNTEGINNQDEQYVIATYSHSKGSFISHVSDYRTKEDCAETSVRGMHECVKGMNVESTVLASTSKSSVANYSRDTCSIPIITDSNVLSMPPDKTYQLAQQDATRQRRRKRLAMDPLRIIATEPDILPDIPDCQHVKQRNFI
- the LOC113727893 gene encoding probable (S)-N-methylcoclaurine 3'-hydroxylase isozyme 2, with the protein product MDSTANSFIFLPLFLLPPLFWLILNYIKSRNQSLPPGPKPWPIVGNLPQIGSKPHVALAQLAQDYGPLISLRLGSQLVVVGSTPAAATEILKTHDRILSGRHVPHVSYAKSPLMNYVSVGWTYECTDQWKFLRTLCKSEILGAKVIENQSHLREQKANELVQFLVSKEGQRITIAEVVFVSVFNFLGQIFFSKDFLSYDEVENGGGMSELIREVMELWTAPNISDLYPVLGGLDLQRLSKKASVCHNKICSAWQEIIRERRGKKYQDSTRQKDFLDVLLQNDFSDDQINYLHLELFAAGSDTSTSTVEWAMAELLRNPKFLDMIRQELDQIEFSGENLIKESGLTRLPYLQACVKEILRLHPPAPLLLPRRATETCQVMNYTIPMGTEVLVNVWAIGRDPNIWEDPSSFNPERFLSCDLDFKGNDFEFLPFGAGRRMCPGLPMAARQVCLTLASLIYHFEWSLPDNMLPQHMDMSEKFGITLQKEQPLVIMLSSRK